The Melanotaenia boesemani isolate fMelBoe1 chromosome 12, fMelBoe1.pri, whole genome shotgun sequence genome contains the following window.
ATTTGTATCATGCTCACAATCTCAAAGCATTTCAGTTCAAAAGAGAAGCACAACACACTACATCTCAAGTGAAGTAAAATTTAACCACCCCTGGTTAAATTTTACTGCAGTGTTCTGGTtttaatggggaaaaaaatgcagtGACTGTACTTTTTCTGCAAGAGTTTCCTTTGTTCTCCAACTGTCTCACAACACTCAGTCACTGGTGCATGGaaagacaacaaactgttgtcATGAGATGCTGTGAACGTATCACTGGAGGTGGACATTTAAACTAATGCCACCACGATGAGGACACTGAACAGAATTTACACAGTAAAAATaacattgaaaataaaaaaagtaattaaattaaataaataaagaagaagattTGGTTCAGTGGTTTTGTGTCTAGAGGAACTGCAGGGAATTGTTTGTGTACGGCAACAtagaatttatttaataatctaAACAACTTAACATCACCAAACCTAGATTCATTCAGGCTGACTAAAAAGTTAGAAAATCCATCCTCAGGTCAGAAATATTACcttattaccttttttttatttttatttttttttttaacaaaagccACTTTAGTTTCACAAGAGGTAATGCCCCAAAACTTTTCCTAGAGAAAGAGTTGCTCCAAAGCAGGGCCAGATTCTCCAGGGAAGATTAAGCAAAACATACCTTACTGAAATATCAAAGTCACAACTGCCTTACATTCATCCATGtgcaaaaatgtaaatcttGTGCAAAACAGTTAACTTTTTGGCTATTTTGTTAACAGCAGTTTCCTTCATTTGAGAGTCTTATAAGTGAGTTGTGCAGATAATGTCAGGTGAAGTACTCTGATATTTTGTAGATTTTCCTTCATCCTCTGGAGGAGATGCAGAAGCCCATAGCCACCTGAAATTGAGAGCAAAATAAGGAGAGCTGAATCAGTTGGTGAGTTCATCTGCATCAAACAATTCCTTAATAATTGGTAGTTCCTTAACAGGTCTTAAAATCTGTTCAATaaaacctcagatgaacaataACACATGATATAGCGCATTGTGTCATTACTTGAAAACAGGGAAATTAAAGAAACAGactgtaagaaaaaaagctcTGCATTGCAACTTCTTTCGTTTTGCAGCCATTTGCATCTTAAATTTGGGTTTATTGCCCTGTTGCATGATCCAGTTTCAGCCACcttttagctgtcagacaaaTAGCCTCGTAtttgacttttaaaatgttttggtaaTCTAAACAGTTTACAGTCCACTTAATGACTACAAGATGCTTTTGTggctacaaaagaaaaaaggtctAAACCATCATCCCTACACCACTGTGGTTGACAgctggtatgaggtgtttggtTGGTTTTGCTGTGCTACGCTTTCTGGTCAAAGTCTGTTCTTTTTAGCAAGAAGAGGCTTTCTCTTCCAAAGTAGACTGATGGACTCAgtgtagtgaacttttaacccTTCCTACATAAATGGGTAATAACAAATGCTTTCCAAAATCATACTGGCATCCCTACTGGCACCAAGTTGACACATGCTGTGCTGTGGGGGAGCAGCATTTGTGTAGATGATAAAAATAAGATCAACAAGTTAAAGCTGGGTCTGTGACTGACATCACCCCTGACTCGCTGAACTTCAGTCTGGCTAAAAGAACGAGGTCCAAATTGAGAACAATTCTATTCCTTAAAAAGCATCCTCTACAAGATGCTTTTAATAGTCTTAAAAGTCCTTTCAGCGAAAGTCTTGTCATGCCCATAAGTTTCAGAAGGTCTTTCgttcctgcagctgtcagatttttttaatgaacacctGTAGCTTTTTGTCTTAAAccatgtttttaatatatttatttctgcaagttttctttttatcatgtTGCACTATATAGTtgtttttgatcttttttttttttttttgtgaatgtatgtgATGTTTTGTAGCAGGGAATGAATAaatcttttcttatcttatctgaAATATGACGTTTTTCATTTGTGGCTGTATtgaacatatatacatatatatatatacttacttactttcttatttatttattattttattctattctacagtcatttagcagacacttttatccaaagtgacttacatctgagagtaagaacagcacaagcaagaattcaaacaagatgggacgtcataattaagtgatagtcagactgctgtgagtccagttggacccaggtgctgtcaggTAGTgctcaaattttttttttgtttgtttgtttgtttttttgtagtttttttgtattattattattattattattattattattattattgttattatgttccaatgaaaaaaaatgtaagacaGTGAACTGTCATTTTTAACAAGAGTATATGCTTGACCGAAAAGGTTAATAGTAGTTCTAACTATAATGAAGCCATATTCCATACATTATTACATTAgtaatgtttatgtttaagtCACATTGTATGTTGAATACATTCCAATCAGAGCCCCAAACCATCCTGCTGTGGTAGGAATATCAGCCCCACTGTGCAGTGACATTCATGACAGTGCTGCAATGCCCTTGAAACAACAACATTCAGTCACCTGAGCTCTATCCAAGCCTCCTAATATATATGTATCAAGCTCACCGTAACACACATTGTTACTGTGCCCCTGCAAAAGCAGCATAACTTTGATCTTACAGTATAATAACACTGTGCAGACTCACTTTGTGACCCGCATCTGCTGGATGGTGTCAGGCAGTGGCTGTCTGAACGTCTCTGGCAGAAAGATGCAAAGCAGAACACTGAGAAGTGACAGAGAAGCTATGACGATCCATGGCAGCAGCCGCTGGAATACAGCTGGAGAAGAAACCAAACCACATCATGTCAGATCACTGAGTTCAGCCTTCCCCGGTTTGCCAGTTTTGTGAGCATTAACATATCAGTTCGCATCAGTTCAGACTGAAAAAGCAGCAGCTAAGAATTAGTTCTAATTGAATAACCAACCGACCTCATAGCTAAACCCACTGGGAGGCTGGTACGATTTATTATGCAGAACTTTATTAAATGAATACATCTAATTGTCAATACATCAGAATTGATGGCTTAAAGATTTAAGACTGAATTTCTTATTCCTGTTTAACATTTGGTGGCTGATGTATGGATTCAGGTCTCACCCAGCTCCAGCAGGTATGGGGAAATAGATGACCCCACTCTGGAGAACATAGCACAGGATGACATAGCTGTATTCCTGATGACTGTGGGAGACAGCTCTCCGGTATATATGTATAACACCCCGGATCCAACCAGTATGCCAAATTTACCCAGCAGCACCAGGGCCATAGTGATACCTGGTTGACCTGCAGGGAAGAGAATGGCTACAAGTTCAGTAAGTGGGAAACAGAGCATGTTGAAGCATGCATACTTTAATTATCCAAACACTTACATTAAAGATTTTATCTTGCACAAAAGTTCATGCGCTCATGCCAAAGATCCAGGAAAATGAAGTAAAtggatcacaataaaaaaaatccttgtgaCATCTACATGAAATGGCAAACAAAGAAATCACCAGTCCAACAATttggaaaatatttctttcttggCTGAAACCTAATTAGAACACCTTTTAGTAGTAAACTTACCTGTTGGAACGTTAATTTAGGTTGAAGTAAAGAAAATGGCTTTCTaaactgtttctttgttttggaggAAAGCTCCTACATTAGAAATGTACTTCACTGTATCGGGATGATTGGCTGTTTCCTCCTCATCGTTGGGTCCAGTGACATTTATCATTACGACTGCGTACAGTATCATTagcaaaatatttcagtttaaatatgtcatttttttgtttcctaCTATGTtcacatgaataataaaagaattaaCGCATTCTTCTCATACTACAAATAATTTGTCTACTGCCTGCAACTATGATGAAAGGATTATGTTTAATCAGCATAAGACAAGACAAGATAATTCTCACTCATATAACATCTAATGGTGATATTAATTCATAACATGAACAACTACAAAAACAAACctgaaaataatttgaatattatttacatttgtatgGCAGGTTTTGGTGCTGCTGAGTCTACTAGATCATAAACCAACGTTTTTTCTTCTCATTGCATTAAGGTGTTGATATGGTTTTGTGGGATACTTTGAATCCAGTTAAcagaatatttaaattttcactGCATATTTAGAATGCACCACGATAAAATTATGAAGACATTCATGTCTCTAAACCAGAAGCATGCTAATATGAAGGATAAGTACCTCATACAGTCCAACCTAAGAGAAACTATATCACCTTCCAGAAAACCAAAGTTCTCACTTTAAAAGTCAGcctgaaacaataaaaagttaGCCAGAGCTTCACGTTCAGTTAGTTTAGCCCATTTTCTTGTGTGTTGTAACTACGGCTGAAAATGTTGTGGACACGTCTAAAGCTAGCATGATTGTTGACCACTGGTGAGATGAGAAGTTGTTTTTGTCTAATTCTGTGTGAAAACAATCCCAGTACATCAAAATGGCAAAGAACTTCAGTGGTaaatcagtatttatttatttatttatttattattttaattgcaCAGGAGCAATAATTCCAGATGCAATCCAGCTAATTCCATGCTGAAAACAAGTAGAGGGCTTCTGCATTGGTGGAAACTAGAGGCATTTCAGGAGCCTCATGTTTCACACAGTTACTTAAGAGGAGTATGTATAGTTCAAGCTATCAGATGGTGAGAACTCGACTTGAGTTTTTTTGTAAATTCCATAATAATGTTCTGAGTTACAGCAAATTTAAGGCTAGCAATTCTAAAGAGAGCACACCtcattttaagttgtttttacataaatttatttatttgagtttaaagactttagagtttaaaaacaggttttttgGAGAGGAGTTATTGGGGTTCTTGCCTACAAAAGTGTATTACATTAACctgaaaaagttttttaaaagctatttttaatgagatacatttacaaaaaacttTCTTTGGTGGGGTATATATATTTACAGAGGTATGTtaacagaaagacaaagaagaaaatcagtGGGGAAGTTAAAATATATGCTACACAAACTCACTGTTTAGAGTGATCTGGATTAAGAGCAGTGCTACCGCTCCCAGCAGAGAGAAGCTGATAAACGAAAGGCGACGAGAAAGGCGGCATGCCGCCATCCAGCTGATAAGGTATGCTGGAATCTCAACTGCTGACAGCAGGAAGTAGTTGAAGTAGGGGTTGCCACTGAGACTGGATGTGTTGAAGGACAATCCAAAGTAGCTGACACTCGTAGAAAACCTGCCAAACACAAGAGAACTAGACTGAAaatcccaaaaaaaaaacagcatcaatGAAGGGTggtgatagaaaataaatgagtaGGTTACACACATGAAATATTCAACATATGTTTACTTGTCATGGCTATTTCCACTTTGCAAAACTTTATACAGTAACTACAATTATTTAACAGCTTTATATACGTGTTACTTTCAAACCAGCTTAATAATATTAGTTTGTCTAGTAGCGCTTGACTCAAGGggtcagagaaaggtttcatcCCTGTAGTTCTTGAAAGAAAATTGTTGCTAATGAAATGTACTTTTAACTCACCAGATGATCCACATTGTTAGTGTGACATGTCGAATATTCGAGGTTTTCAGCAGATTCAGAAAGCCGAGGCTCTGGCTTTTATCGTCAAGCTGCATAGAAACAAAACTTCAGCAAAATGACCACAGTCCGTTGTCATCTGTATGGACCAAGGATCAGGTTCAAGGTTCTTACAGTGGCTGAGGGGAAGATGACCAGGGGAGCATCCACTCGGTTCTCCAGAGCTGCCAACCTCAGCAGAAGTTCTGCCTCCTTCAAACGCCTGCGGGACACCAGCCAGCGAGGAGACTCTGGAACAAACCTGGTGGTCAACCAGACACAAATGTAGattcagacaaaaaataaataaataaaaaaaaagatataatcaTTAAAATCAATGAAATGCCCTTCATTCATCAGATAGGAGCATGGGGACATGGCCAAATGGAAACAAAGTGTCAAGTCAGAATAAGGTTCCTTTCGTGGAGAGGGGCTGTTATCTTATTAGTAACGAGTAGGTGAGGATATTTAATTGTTAATCTTTTCAATTTACAAACTTTgcttttatgtgcattttattacataaagcactttgtgctacttatgtatgaaaagtgctttataaataaaatttggtttTCTTTGGTGTTAAAGGACTTTTATAATCCTTTCAACTGTTTTAACTGACATCTCTTATGGGGGCAATGTTTACTGCCAGTCAGCTAAATGTTTAAGCTCTGGAAAAACTCTAAGGTAAAAattcatttacatatttagactttttaattatgttttttctcAAATTGATTTCATAAGAACTCTTATCATATGCTTTCGTTCTCTTTTACAAAATCAGTATGTTTAGCTGTTGAAACCATTTTGTGCCATAGTCCAAATAGTCAGACTACTGatccctttttctctttttatggaacagaaaatctgtgttttgtATGTGCTGTGGTTATCTTACCACCAGAGGGGGAGACAGGCCAAACCAGGCACAGCCATTAAGAGCGACAGTTGTCTCCAGTTCCTGAAGAAGTAGGCAGTGCCAGGCAGCAGCATCATGGCAAATACATATATGAAAGGCAGGCACAGACTGGAGAACAGGACTCTGGTTGAACCAATTAAGATCTCTGATCCTGCAgaggaaagattttaaaagttcTGTGTCTCCTTTCAGTTTACCACACAAATGTGAATGAACAATTCTGTGCAATAAGAAACACAGAATGAACAAGGATAAAGTTCAGAGGTCACAATAACACCTACCTAGTACAAACACCGCTATGTAGCATGTAATCTGACCCAGACCCAGCATGAAGAAAAGCACAGTGAAGACGGGCCAGGACGGAGCGAAAGACAAAGCACTGCTGAAGACACCGAGTATGGCAATGGAACCGAACAGCACAGGCTTCCTACCAAACCTGCAGCAAACATACGAGAGAGTAATCAACCACAGCAGCAAGATGCAAGGTCCTCTGGGTAGATATTTGTTAAGGAATTACATAAGAAACTGTTGGCAGCTGGAATCACAATGGCAGAACATGATGCTGCTCTCACTGGACTGGGTTTTGGAGAGACACTTAATTTTACAAATCACTTCATCTTCACCTGATTTGAAAGAATGAAGAGTACCTGTCAGAAATCTCTCCAGAGATGAAGCATCCGCAAAGTCCTCCCAAGAAGTACAAGAGAGAGGTCAGAGGCTGTTTCCACTGCTCGCTGCACACCAGGCCAAACTGGAAGACAGAACGTGAAGCAAACATGAAAATGCAACAGGAAATAATACATTACAGTAGAGTCTGTATTAGATTTTCATCCTTTTGTATCCCCAGTATGTTTTTACTGGGGGTGTCCTTCACTTTCCTTCACTTCCCCAACCTACAACATTCAGTAATGACTCTCAGTTCAACTCCACTCTGAGCCTTTTTCTGACCAAGCTGCTGGTTTCAGCTCCCAGTTGCCAGGTTTTGTTGGCTTTGGGACATCAGCTGGACAGCATTTCCCCCTCCAGACTGAGTTGGTTTGTTAAAGTCTGTTAAAGTGGTGAAAGATCTGTTAGTTGACTTCCTCTCACTGATCTATTAACTAAGATTTATTGCTAAGTTTCAAGGATTTTTGAGAGCTGTCTTCTTGATAGCCTGGTTCTTTGTCTCAGTTCTGTGCTTCTATTAGTTTTTTCTTCCACATGGTTGGTTGTCAGATTAATGAACAGCTATCCAGTTAGCTCCTGTTAAAAAAGAGGAATCCTGCTCTTATATTACACATATATGTGCAAAATTATCTAGAGAAAAGTTATGTTGCATAAATCATGTGCAAAGCTGATATATTGGTCGTTATGACCATCATCTCACAGCAtgaaggttcctggtttgaatctTGGCTCCTGTAGGGAGTTTGCATCTTTGCACCTTTGTATGCGTGGGTTTATATGTTAGTTTTTTTGGTACTTCTAAACAATGAGTGGTTTCTTTGTCTCGCTGTGACAGACCGTCAACATGCCTAGTAGcagctggaataggctccagcaaCCCCTGTGATCCAACCTTGGAATAAGTGGGTGTAAAAAATGGAGGGAtgaaacacagattttttttttttttagcttttctaAGTTGGAATTCTCCTCTCACCTTCATCCTAAAGGTTGAATTAAAACAATTGTAAATCTGGCTGTAAAGGCTGCAGGGACACCAGAAAATACTTCTGTTTAAGTTCTGATGTGGtctgtaataaaataattgtgcaGATTTGAtttaaaggagttttttttaacatagcaCTCTTTATTTTGAATTGTTAAAGTACAAATGATTAAAGCTtaaaaaacgtttttttttaagCCGACAGTAGAAAAACAGACTATGTTTGACTGACTTCATCTTCATAACTCTTTGGATTATTATCATGGTGTTAGGGAATGCAGAAGAGACACACAGTCATGTTTCCCTttgtttaaaatcagttttagcTTTAGCAGCCACTTCTGAGACAGATGACATATGCAGGAGACCCTGATCCAGTCATTTCCAGTTTGTTTCTTTGggtttgttcagtttttaagGCAAGTCAATGATTGGTGGGCACTGAGAAAGGTCAGCAGCCCTCCGtgattttaacagaaaaaacacgTCCTGAACAAACTCCTTCCTTGTTAAACATGCTGCAGTCTAAGCTGTAATGTAAAACAGGCAATGGCTCAATAggctaaaacactaaaaataacTATATTAACATTCACAGACATACTGCTGttgctcccacattagcagcagTACCTCAGTGACAACAGTAGACTGGTAGTACTCAGTACTGTAGGTCCATCCATCTTTACATCCTTCCTGCCTTAGGTTGAACATCAGGACTTCTGATCCCGACTGGGACCCAGACTGGTTCTGGGTCCACTCTGAGCTGGGCCTGAGTCCCAGCATGGACAGGTTCATCACCTGATCCAGTTCATACcggctgcagctgcttctctccGGCTGCCCGTCCACCTGctgtccagaaaaaaaaaatgtcattatgaTTCACAACTTGTTAAGCGaggtaaattaaattaaatttaaataaataaatgtaaattattaaaatataacatttgcATATGAGATATTTGAACTACATTATGCAATATACTTTTACTAAAATGCCTCAACAATAATATGCCAGAACTCTAATGCTAACTGCAGTTTCTAAAGAAAACAGTTGACACAAAGCttcacaaacatcactgctgATCTTTACAAATCACATCTGGATCGTTTAGTGCACCAGAAAAACTTGTGTCAGAGTTCAGGTGATTGTGATACAGAATCAAGAACTAACACGAGGATAAGACTTTATTGACAATTTGCAGGATCAGAAACCAGGAGGAGTAGGGGGCTGGGATTTCTTATCACagattttaaaccttttaaaagggcaaaaaaattaacaacTAAATTAGAAAATATCACCAAACcagtaaataaaaacctttttttttatggtctAATTGTTTAAATACATCTTcatctgtatgatttttacaacaaaggaaggcatttttttcaaatattcaaCTTTTTCAAACAGTTTTGATCAACTTAAATCTGCAATAACATCACATGTTgaggcaaaacaaacaaatctcaTATGTTACACTCCTGAGAGTTGCATAAAAACCTCCTCACTCATTTAGAGTCACATGTGTGGCCACCTGACAAATTTAAGCCCAGTAATGAgtctgtttgttctgtttttggtcTCCACGTGGAAGGAAAAATTGTGGCTCCTTTGCTGCTATATCTTTGCCACTTGGTTACTAGATGTTTAACTGGATACATTTTATTGAACTCCCTTAATTAATTCCATCCAGAGTGAGTCAGCTTTAACTCACTTGATTTTTAGTTCTGACCTGTACTGGGATGATGGCCTGGATCCAGTCTTGGCTCAGGTTGTTGCCGCTAGGGATCTGGCAGTGGTGAGGGGGGCTGGCCAGCAGGAAGATGACGGACAGGATGTTGGTTCCACATGGAATGCAGGTGAGGCAGAGTATGAAGAAAATTCTCTTCTGGAACGGACCCCAGTTTCCCAAAAACGACACAGATTCCTCATAATTCTCcattttcttaatgttttgGTGCTCTGCTACTCTCTGCTTCtaaagtgaaagtaaataatttaattactgTGTGATCACAGCGACATTTGTCATTATGACTGCAGAACAATATATAGATTGTATAGATGTGAAAATAACACTGAATATTACTGCAGCAGGTATAATATACTGAATATAAGTATTGCTACTTCAAGCTCATAACACAAACTAAACGCTCACAGATGAAACTAGTGGACCTCTGGCAGCAGAGTCAGTGTCTCTGCAGCTCCACACCTCCTTTATTCCAGCCTAGACCAATGAACTCCACCTCTCATCCTCCCCCTCGTTCTCCTCCTCTAAAAAGTCTTAGCTTGTATTGAAACTATAGAACAGGAGAGCAAATAGTGTAGGAAGAAACTCTGTGGCAAACTAACAGGAAGTAAGACGAAgtttaaaagatataaaaaaaattaatgcaagGCTTGAAAAGGAAACTGTGCACAGGAGCATACTtttaacataaattaattagtttACCTGCACAACCTGAATTTTAAGATAAATGATTGGCATTGTGAGAAATTGCAAAATCtctacatactgtatgtttcaGCACCAAAAGAGCTGCTTGGGTCATATAACCAGTCCTCAAAGTCAACTCTGTATTGAGTGTTTCAAACGGCCTGTGTGTTGTTTCAGAGTCAGTTTAGACTAAAGAGCTCACATGTTACAGAACAGTCATTCACATTGATTTCCAGTTATCAATATGACGAGTAAATAagtgataaataaaaagcaaatataaaaaaaaaaatcactttttgtgttttttatcaaTCAGCACACAAGAAAACTTCCTGTAGACTGAACAGAGCATGTAAAGAATAATATCTATCAAAATAAAGAGCACAAGAAATACATGAAAAACATATATAgatcacaacaacaaaagcaaagccAAAGCAATTATAAAAAGATGAGATCCCCGATGGAGCTCAGGCTCAAAGGAAGAGAGTACCAGAGAGGAGTCACTGTTGCAAAGGCTTTGTCACCTTTAGCTGTGTTAAGCCTGCTACACACATAAGGATCTTCTAAATCTTACGAGATTTTTTATCTCTTCGAGACCTTAcatgtaaagataaaaattcaggtatttaacagttttgatcgtactgtgt
Protein-coding sequences here:
- the LOC121650480 gene encoding solute carrier family 22 member 4-like — encoded protein: MENYEESVSFLGNWGPFQKRIFFILCLTCIPCGTNILSVIFLLASPPHHCQIPSGNNLSQDWIQAIIPVQVDGQPERSSCSRYELDQVMNLSMLGLRPSSEWTQNQSGSQSGSEVLMFNLRQEGCKDGWTYSTEYYQSTVVTEFGLVCSEQWKQPLTSLLYFLGGLCGCFISGEISDRFGRKPVLFGSIAILGVFSSALSFAPSWPVFTVLFFMLGLGQITCYIAVFVLGSEILIGSTRVLFSSLCLPFIYVFAMMLLPGTAYFFRNWRQLSLLMAVPGLACLPLWWFVPESPRWLVSRRRLKEAELLLRLAALENRVDAPLVIFPSATLDDKSQSLGFLNLLKTSNIRHVTLTMWIIWFSTSVSYFGLSFNTSSLSGNPYFNYFLLSAVEIPAYLISWMAACRLSRRLSFISFSLLGAVALLLIQITLNSQPGITMALVLLGKFGILVGSGVLYIYTGELSPTVIRNTAMSSCAMFSRVGSSISPYLLELAVFQRLLPWIVIASLSLLSVLLCIFLPETFRQPLPDTIQQMRVTKWLWASASPPEDEGKSTKYQSTSPDIICTTHL